The following proteins are co-located in the Blochmannia endosymbiont of Camponotus sp. genome:
- the lptA gene encoding lipopolysaccharide transport periplasmic protein LptA, protein MKSNAYGKYKIILTYINILLIFTYSHALAHKKSQILQVYSECQSINMLTNTIIFTDRVILKYKNIDLYADKILISHTEDTHHLSMIEAHGNPVTLNQTQKMGNTIFAQSSIIHYNTSDDTITLIGNAYIKQSGNSIQSDKIIYSIKNKQIKAISNQGNKVITILSEKSI, encoded by the coding sequence ATGAAATCCAATGCATATGGTAAATACAAAATAATACTTACCTATATCAATATACTTTTAATATTTACATACTCTCACGCTTTAGCGCATAAAAAATCACAAATACTTCAAGTATATTCTGAATGTCAATCAATTAATATGTTGACTAATACAATAATTTTTACAGATCGAGTTATACTTAAATATAAAAATATTGATCTTTATGCAGATAAGATATTAATCTCTCATACAGAAGATACGCATCATCTATCCATGATAGAAGCGCATGGAAACCCTGTTACTTTAAATCAAACACAAAAAATGGGGAATACGATATTTGCTCAATCATCGATAATACATTACAATACCAGCGATGACACTATTACTCTGATTGGTAATGCTTACATAAAACAATCAGGAAACTCTATACAAAGTGATAAAATCATATACTCAATAAAAAACAAGCAAATAAAAGCCATTTCTAATCAAGGAAATAAAGTTATAACAATTTTATCAGAAAAATCTATCTGA
- the lptC gene encoding LPS export ABC transporter periplasmic protein LptC yields the protein MFYVAKSLKKNKKYTFIAILLILIIIFLYFIMRKSLIMCNASLHSLTQNDICTHQGNDVTINVYNKTGQLKFKLTAHCIQRFSNQRITWFIYPSITAFDDNNIPTWKIIANQAKLSYEKTLHLYGYVYLNNLIHDAYFQSIITNQATINLITQDIISNEKVIIHGHYFYSVGMKMHANLHTQTAKLIDSAQTCYEIQCIW from the coding sequence ATGTTTTATGTAGCAAAATCACTGAAAAAAAATAAAAAATATACTTTTATTGCAATTTTATTGATATTGATAATAATCTTTCTATATTTTATTATGAGAAAATCATTAATCATGTGTAATGCATCATTACACTCATTAACTCAGAATGATATATGTACTCATCAAGGCAACGATGTAACAATTAATGTATATAATAAAACAGGACAACTTAAATTTAAATTGACAGCGCACTGCATTCAACGTTTTTCAAATCAAAGAATTACTTGGTTCATATATCCTAGCATTACAGCTTTTGACGATAACAATATCCCAACATGGAAAATTATAGCAAATCAAGCCAAACTAAGTTACGAAAAAACACTGCACCTATACGGATATGTGTATCTCAATAATTTAATACATGACGCATACTTTCAATCCATTATTACAAACCAAGCGACAATTAACTTAATAACTCAAGATATTATTTCAAACGAAAAAGTAATTATACATGGTCATTATTTTTATTCTGTTGGCATGAAAATGCATGCCAATTTACATACCCAAACAGCAAAATTAATTGATAGCGCACAAACTTGTTATGAAATCCAATGCATATGGTAA